From one Brachypodium distachyon strain Bd21 chromosome 4, Brachypodium_distachyon_v3.0, whole genome shotgun sequence genomic stretch:
- the LOC100830350 gene encoding BTB/POZ and MATH domain-containing protein 2: protein MSGSVHGNDGSTPPPSPPTWLSPVSVTDEAVSASTSRVFKIEGYSETRGLLGAGNSIRFPTFFLGGHGWQIWYYPDGLHPSLSGRWISMALVLVGNGDSSETGKPQQGQGGFAGGAGRATLGKDEPLGVPEFVERARLQNSCYLKGDCVSVRCDISVATTNVVARGTELSELSEPWSSFVVVPPSDLRRDLGRLLSSGAGADVALEVRGETIAAHWHILAARSSVFAAELLDGTTEEEKTIPSSRVRIDAMDATAFKAMLHFIYTDSLPATMDEAGGSIMPMAPDLLVAADRYDLWGLKSMCEEKLCDHIAVDTVASMLAMAERHGCHGLKEALLGFCPNSWRSQAGLGNRGV from the exons ATGTCCGGATCTGTCCATGGCAACGACGgcagcacgccgccgccgtcgccgccgacctGGCTCTCCCCCGTATCCGTCACAGACGAGGCCGTCTCCGCGTCCACCTCGCGCGTGTTCAAGATCGAGGGCTACTCGGAAACCAGGGgcctcctcggcgccggcaacAGCATTAGATTCCCCACCTTCTTCCTCGGAGGCCATGGCTGGCAAATCTGGTACTACCCCGACGGCCTGCACCCCAGCCTCTCCGGCCGTTGGATATCCATGGCGCTGGTGCTCGTGGGCAACGGCGACTCcag CGAGACCGGCAAGCCGCAGCAGGGCCAGGGGGGCTTCGCCGGCGGGGCGGGGAGGGCGACGTTGGGGAAGGACGAGCCGCTTGGCGTCCCGGAGTTCGTCGAGAGGGCGAGGCTCCAGAACTCGTGTTATCTCAAAGGGGATTGCGTCAGCGTCAGATGCGACATCTCCGTCGCCACCACGAATGTCGTCGCCCGTGGGACAGAGCTGTCAGAACTGTCAGAGCCGTGGTCGTCGTTCGTCGTGGTGCCGCCTTCCGACCTGCGGCGGGACCTCGGCCGGCTACTGTCATCCGGCGCTGGGGCGGATGTGGCGTTAGAGGTGCGCGGCGAGACGATCGCCGCTCACTGGCACATCCTCGCCGCCCGGTCCTCAGTCTTCGCGGCAGAGCTCCTCGACGGCACGACAGAGGAAGAGAAGACAATTCCTTCTAGCAGAGTTCGGATCGATGCCATGGACGCCACGGCGTTCAAGGCCATGCTCCACTTCATCTACACCGACTCGCTGCCGGCGACGATGGACGAGGCCGGGGGATCTATAATGCCCATGGCGCCGGACTTGCTCGTGGCGGCGGATAGGTACGATCTCTGGGGGCTGAAGTCGATGTGCGAGGAGAAGCTGTGCGATCACATCGCCGTGGACACGGTAGCGAGTATGTTGGCGATGGCTGAACGGCATGGCTGCCACGGGCTCAAGGAGGCGTTGCTTGGGTTTTGTCCAAATTCCTGGCGATCTCAAGCCGGTCTTGGGAACCGAGGGGTTTGA